The genomic interval GCGATGAGACCGAGGACGCCGGCTCCGCCGATCAGGATAACGATCACCCACTGCAGAACGGCGACCAGGTCGATGGTTATCATATACCCCTCCCCTTCACTTTTTGGTGGAGCAATTAGCTCTGTGAACATCGAACCACAGCAGTATAGCAAATTGCTATAATGGGGGCAAGCACGCATCAGCCGCCGGAGGACCCGTGCTCATCCAGTACCTGCCGAAAATCCTCACCTTCCTCATCGCCGTGGCCGCGGCGCTGGCCTGGTCCAAAAGAAGGGGGCTGCCGTTCCTGGTCCTGGCCGCCGGCTGCGCGGCCTGGTTCCTCTCGGAGCTCCTGCCCCTCTTCGACTTCACCAGCCCCACCCTTTACAGCGTGTCGGTCTACATGGGGTGGGCCGGCCTGTTGGCCATCCTGGCCGCGCTACTGTTGATGTCCCGCAACGATAGGTGAGTCGGGAAAATCGGCCGCGCGCCAGTCGCCGCCGGTTACCGGCAAGGCGCCGGGCGGGACCGGACGATCCGAGGAGAAGTGGTAGACCCAGACCGTCGCCTGCTCACCACCGCGGACGACCTCGACCACGGAGCGGGTGAAGAGGCCGGGGCGGCCCTCGAGCCGGTCCATCTCCCCCAGGGCCGCGCGCGGATCGGCGAAGCGCAACAGCTCGCCGTGAACCGGCCCCGGCCCGTCCAGGTAGAAGACGGGGTACCCCACCGGCGCGGGCAGATGGAACAGGCGCCCTTTAAATAATACGGCCGCCCCGCGGAAGACCGGCGCGACCGAAGCGGCGTTGCGCTCGCCGCTTTTCAACGTACCGTACACGAATACGTCGTCGGGATCGGTCATCCGTCCGCTACCGTCCGCCTCCGGCGCAGGCGCAGGCGCACCCGGCGCAAGCGCACGCGCAGGCGCATCCCCCGCCGCCCCCTCCCCCGCCCCCGCCCCCCGACGAGGTGCTCACCGGAATGGGGTTGGTCACCGAAGTTATGCCGCCGGTGAAGGAGCCCACGTCGCCCATGAGGGATCCGGCAAAGCCGGTCGCCCCCTTGGTCATTTCGTTGGCGAAGCTGGAGCCGGGGAGGGTCGGGAGCCGATCCGGGGCGCCGCCATGCGTTCCGCCCGCTCCGCCCACGCCGCCCGATGACGGCGCCCCCGAGTAACCCCCGTAATGACCCCACCAGTACGGGGTGTGCACGATGACCACGTCGTCGAAGACGCGGCGGGTCCGCCCGTCGAAGTCCTCGTCCATCATCACCCACTCCAGGTCCCGGTCCCAGCTCTCCACCTTGAGATTATCGTTGCCGGCCTCCTCCACCTGCTTCCAGGCCTTGGTGATTATCGCGCGGTAGTAGTCCCTCGTCTCCCGCCGCGAGAAGCCCTTCATCTTCTTGTTCACGGCGTTGATGAGGTTTACAAAGACCTTGCGGACCTCGACCTGCTTCAGGGTGCCGATATCGTCTATGCCTTCGAGAAATTCCACCTCGTAGGGGCGGAGCTTTTCCGTCTCGGCGTCGGCGCCCAGCGGCTGGGGCGCGGGAAGGGCCTTCAGCCGCAGGGGATCGCGGCTGGTGACCTCCAGCCGTCCCTTCTTCAACAGGCCGAAGATGACGAGGTTCAGGACGCGGTCGAGCTTGAGCTCCAGGACAATCCCCGCCTCGACGGCGGTCAGGCCGCGCTTGATCCCCACTCCCTCCACCGAGGCCGAGGGGGGCAGGTACTTGAGCCGCCTACGGCGACGGCCGGCGAAGGATAAAACCGCGGAAAGGACGAAGAAGGCGATGGGCACCAGGCACCAGCCCACGGTCTCGAAGATGCCCACGATGAAGCCCCACAGCCCCTTGAAGAACTCCTCGAGGCCGCTGGGCTCGTACACCGCGTCCGCGTCGAGGTATTTGCGCGGGAAGCTGACCCCCACGTTTTCGGTCTGCTGGCCGGTCGGCGCCGCCGGGTCGTGCCAGTAGAAGACGAGTTGCTGACTATCCCCCTCGCCCAGGACGCCGGTGTAGTCGAACTTGCGCTGGTGGTAAACCGTCTCCTCGGGGGTGACCCCCGCCGGGAAGACGATTTTCAGCGTCAGATCCTCGGTGCCCTGAACGTACTCGGCTCCGTACCACGTCGGGGCGAACTCCACCGAGGCGTAATCTTCTTTTTCCGAATCAGGGTAGACGATGTGGTGGACCCTTATCTGGAAGATGAGCGTCGCGAGCTCGCCCACGAAAATGGACGGGGCCAGGTGGACTTCCACCCCGGGGTCCACGTATTCGCTGGTCAATATTTCGGAAACGGGGATGAGCGTCCCGTTGTCGGTGCAGGACTGGGTGTAGGCGTTGACGGCGTCGGGGTCGCGGTAGTTGAGGGAATCGGAGGCGACGGGCGGGGTGATCCAGGCCGCCGCCGTCTCCAGGTCGTAGGTGTCCCGGGGCATCCCGATGTCCACGATGTCGATGGGCTGCGTCACGGAGCGGTTGACGAAGGTGACGGCGTAGTAGAGGTCGCAGGTGCCGTCGCGGTTGACGGCGACCGTGGCCTCCATCCTGGGCAGCTCGAATGAGTACTGGGCGGCCGCGGGCGCGGCAAAAAAAGCGAAAGCGAGGATGACCGTGGACAGGCGGCGCACGTTGACACTCCCGCGTGGGTGGAGAAGTTGATTTTATCCCAAAGGCCTGCCCGGGGCAAGGGGCGTTGACAAGGAACAGCGACGGACGTAAGGTTGCCCCTGAACTAAAGGAGGCGGGATGAGGACGGCGCTTGCAATTGCAGTATTCTTCGCTCTGGCCTTTCTCCCGGGCTGCGACGGGAACACCGGCGACGGACCCGAGGAGTACCCCGACCTGAGCCTGGGCTGGGCGCGCCTTTTGGCCGAGGAGGTCCGGGACGCGGAGCTGCCCGGCGGGGAAGAAACCTACGCCTACGCCGGTTTCGTGGACTCCGGCGGGCTCCTCGTCGAGGACGAGTCGTTCTATAGCTTCTTCTTCGCCGAGCCCGGCGCCCTGGCCGACGCCGACGGCCTGTGGATCGCCGTGCGCTTCTCCGGCGACACCGAGTACGTCGCGGACAGATGCGTGTTCGAGACGCCCCTGCCCGAGTTCTCCGACGCCGGCCCCTGGGTCGAGGCGGCGGACGGCGCCATCGAGGCCATCGGCGGCGTCGAGTACACCCACCGTTCCTACGAGGTCCGCCAGGGACGCTACGAGTACGAGCCGACGGACAGGTTCATCGTCCAGGTGGACTACTGGCTGGAGCCTGACGAGCACAAGGCAAAGGTCATCCTCGACGCCGAGACGTGCGAGATAATCCACGTGGAGGATTTCCGCTGATATAGGGCACCCACGTTTCGTAGCATCTTTATTCGGCGACCTAATGTAGGGCGGGGACTTTAGTCCCCGCCGCATTTACACTCCCAACCTCGACCCTCACACCGGCCCATGCCGTGCAAATAGCGATGACGTAGGGGCGGGTCTCCAGACCCGCCCGCGGGCCGACCTAAAGGTCGGCCCCTACGAGTTACAAACAGACGGGCGACCCTCGGGCCGCCCTTTTTTTTACAAGACTGGGACCACGACGCGGCAATCAGACGATGAGCACCTCCAGAACCTCGTTGGTGTCTGCATCCACCAGCACGAAGGCCACCGGGTTGTAATCCTCGTCCACGTACATGAAGTAGGCCATGTTCTGTGTCCCCGGGTAATCCGCGAAGTCGTTGGTGAAGACCTCCAGGATGCGGTGCGCCCATTCCGCGCCGCCCTCGGCGTCGAGGGCGTCCTGGGCGGCCGTCACCCACGGCTCGGCGTCCCGGTATCCGGGAATTTCTTGGGAATAGTCCCAGATTTCGGGATTGTAGCCCTGATCCTCCATGTCGTTCTCGTCGTAAACCACCGTCGAGCCGTCGTAAGAGACGTTGACGACGAGGAACTCCTCCGCCGCGCTCACATCCAACATGCCGTAGAATAGGATCCAGACACCGTCCTGGGCGATCTCCCCCGTTTCGGTGATGCTCCCGTTGGCGATGCCGATCAGGGAACCGCCCGCGAGCTGGGCGTCGCGGATGGGATCGGCGATGTCCAGGGCCCAGCCCAGGCCGTGACCGCCCCCGTCACCGTCCCCGTCGGAGGGGGTGCTGGTGCAACCGAGAAGCCCACACCGAGGGCGAGCGCCAGCACTAAAATCAGCCTGTAAACCAACCTCATCGTGCCACCTCCAGAGTTAAAAAAATGGAACAAGGGGTAAAACAAGGGGCTTAAGCCCCTTGCCTCATGCAAGTTATACCAATCTAGCGCAAATTACAAAAATTTTCAACCGGCCAGCACCAGGTAGGTGACGTACCCCGCGTAAAGGGCCAGGAAGACCGCCCCCTCCCAGCGCGCGATGATTTTTCCGCTCCGGGCGAAGGGCAGAATGAGCAGCGCCAGCAGGAGCCCCATGCCGGCGTCCACCCAGATGCCGTAGCCCATCCCGGCCAGGGAAATCGGCGCCAGGCTCACCGCCCCGCCCAGGGCGAAGAGCAGGTTGAAGATGTTGGAGCCGATGACGTTCCCCACGGCAATGTCCGATTGGCCCCGAATCATCGCCACCACGCTGGTGGCCAGCTCTGGCAGGGAGGTCC from bacterium carries:
- a CDS encoding gamma-glutamylcyclotransferase; amino-acid sequence: MTDPDDVFVYGTLKSGERNAASVAPVFRGAAVLFKGRLFHLPAPVGYPVFYLDGPGPVHGELLRFADPRAALGEMDRLEGRPGLFTRSVVEVVRGGEQATVWVYHFSSDRPVPPGALPVTGGDWRAADFPDSPIVAGHQQ